The Syntrophorhabdales bacterium sequence GCCGTCTAAGGCTTCCTCTCGCTGGATCGACAGCTCATTCCGGGCAAAGGAGAACGTTCCCTCGCCGATCGTCACCTTGAAGTGCTTGCCCACCTTGAACCGGCCGAGCACGCCCCCCACCTTCTTGCCGATCTCGGCCTTGTCGAGCGGCGTGCGGGTGCGCCGTGTCACCTGACGGGCGATGCGAGAGAGTTCACCCTCGGTCGCGGCAAGAAGCTCTTGTCGCTTTCTCTTCCGTTCTTCCGCCAAAAGCGGATTGAAGCAGGCGATGAGCCGCTCGTCGGGATAGTCGTCGGATACGATCTCGGCAAGATCCGTCTGGTCGAAGAGCGACAGCTGAAGGCTTTCCCCCTCGACCAAGTTCCGGATGGCGCGGGAGCGCAGTGCCGAGATCCAGCCGATGCCCGGGTGGGCCTTCAGGGTATCGATCTGCGTATTCGTGAGCATGCCCCGGTCGCCGACCAAAACAAGGCGGTTCAGCCCGAAACGGTTTTTCAGTGTTTGCACCTGATCGGGAACCGTGGTGGGATCACCGGTGTTGCCGGGATAGACGCTGACGGCGACTGGACACCCTTGCTGATCGGTGAGCACTCCGTAGACGATGATCGGCTTTCCTTTCTCTCCGTCCCGGTCATGGCCGAACAGCGCCAAGGGGCAGGTCCTGCCTTCATAGTAGCTGCTCGTGACATCGTAGAGCACGGATGCTCTTTCTGCGAGGTGCTTCGAAGCCAGCTTCTTTTCAATCATCTCCTGGCGGGCAAGCAGCCAGTCCATCGCACGGTAGAGATCGTCCTCATCGGTATCGGTGCAAGAAAGCTCTTCCGCAAGCGTCGTGGTGTTTATGAGCCGCGCCGTGGCGAGTTTCGAGGAAGGATGGAGGAGACGCTCTGCCAGCATGGCGATGACGAGATCACGCTCGCGGCTTCTCTTGGATGCGATGACGCTATCAAGGCCGATTCTTCGTATGGTTCCCAAAACCGCCTCCACGTGGCCGTGGGCCAGGGAACGTTCGATATGGAAGGCTTCTTTCGGTGCCACAGCGGTTTCACCCTTCAAAACGCGCCTGAGTGCTTCAACCTTCTCTTCCGGCCAGTCCGTGAGATTCGCAACGGTCCGCCGCTTGACCTTTTTCCCTTCACGCCACGCTTCCCTAAGCAGAACAGCCGGCCGTGAGTTGCGGTTCGGCACCACATCGATGTACATGAGCACATCATACCACCACACTACACTACTGTCAACTACTAAATGACATATTACATGGGCACAAATGGAAGAGCCCACTTTCAAGCTTTCCGGCTACCGGCAAGGGAAAGAGACCATTTTTATCGTGATTTCACATGGAACTTCGGACTAGACGTCAACCGGTAATGGCGACCGGAAGTTCGTGCATAGGAGACAGTGAAGCAATTCCTATCCGCTCTTCAAATTGTCTTCCCGAAATGGTGTGGCAGCTTTTTTGCCTTTTCGTGGAACATTTAGAGCTGGTAATCAGCTGTCCCCTATGTGGAGTTTCCCTCACGCGGCAACTCCACATTATAGGGAGGGATAGGGAAAGCACCGGGGGCAGAGGCTATGGCATGACCGAGCCATGCAATAGCTTGCCCGAGATGGTTCATATTCCGCATGGCCTCATCGTCGCCAAGCACCTCGCCTTTATCGCGTCCAATCCCGAAGTTCCAGTAGATGGATCCGGGTACAATCATGGAAGACAGAAAGAACATGTGATTGATGGTATCGAACACGTGGGTTGCGCCACCGCGCCGGACTGCCACCACAGCGGCCCCGATCTTTCCCCTGAGCATCCCGCCGTTAGCCAACGCCACAAAGCCGGCTCGATCGATTAGGGCTTTCAACTCGGGGGTGACGTCTGCGAAGAAGGTCGGGGAACCGAGAATCACAGCATCAGCCGCGTAGATCTTTTCCAGGTACTTGTTCATATCATCTCTCTCGATGCTGCACCGTCCGTTCTGCTTCTCGAAGCACTTGAGGCAGGCCGTGCAACCCCGCACCGGTTTTCCCCCAATCTGCAAGTACTCCGTGCTCCAGCCGGCAGCTTCAAGTGGTTCAAGCACCTTTTTGAGCAGGATCTCCGTATTGCCGCCCGACCTGGGGCTTCCATTTATAGCTATAGCTTTCACGATGGGTTCCTTTTGCCTTAGTACAATTTAACTGATGTGTATGGCTCTTAATTCCCTGTTCTAGTACAGCCTTATTTGGCTACTTAACCGCTTTCATTGTCTTGTCAATCCAGGCATTGACTTCTTTCTGTGCCTTCTTTACATCCGATCCGCGCACCGCCAACCCGTCGAGGAACTTCGACTTAGGGCATTTCTTCTTGAGGTCATTGACGCTACGGCCGAAGCCGCTTCCCTCATGCGTGCAGAATGGAACGATCGTCTTGCCGCCTAAGTTGTATTCCTCAAGGAATGTGAACATCATCTGCGGCATCGTTCCCCACCAGATCGGGTATCCAATATATATGACATCGTACTTATTGATATCTGCAATATGCGTCTTAACTCCCGGGCGGGCATCTTCGCGCTGCTCTTTCTTTGCAACCTCCGTGCATTCATCATACTTATCAGGGTACGGAACAACCGGCTCAATCTTAAAAATATCTGAGCCCGACAGCCGTTCGTGGATGTATCCTGCCATGACTGCAGTATTGCCTACTTTCAGATATCCGACGTTGTAATTTTCTCCGGCCCGCGAAAAATACGCAATCAGAACTTTTTCAGAATCCTTTGCAGATACAGTGCTCATCATCATCATTACTACTCCTCCCAGCAGCACATAGGCCGCTTTTTTCATACGGTTCTTCTTCATGGGCTAGTTCCTTTGTTACGGTATATACATAGGAAATTACGTCCTAATCCCGCGGAAAGTTCCCCGACATAACGCATTGAAACGAACGCGCATCGAAGCAGGTGCTATGGATCTGCCAGAGTTTATTCGGAGCGAACTTGACGGCCACTGCGCCGAAGTTCTCGACTTCAGCCATCTACTAAGCTGGCCTTGGAGGCAAGGGAGACATGCCGTGCCCGCCAGCCGAGCTTGTTCCGATATTGGCACCCACGTCATGAAGCTTGCCTATCTCCTCCGGTGCCCGAGCGCCCTGCACGTGGATCCGTGCGAACCCCTCGGCGATCTCTCTCATGTCCTCCGCGCTCAGCTGGACCTTGAGCGCCCCGAGATTCTCTTCGAGGTGCTTCAGCTTTGTAGTACCAGGGATTGGAACGATCCAGGGCTTCCGGGCGAGCAGCCAGGCGAGCTCAATCTGGGCAGGCGTTGCGTCTTTCCGGCGACCCACGCTCTGAAGCAGCTCAACGACGGCCCTGTTCGCGCGGCGCGCCTCAGCTGAAAAACGGGGGAACATCACTCTCAGGTCTGACGTGGGATCGAAGGCCGTCGACGGGCTGACGGTGCCGGTCAGGTAGCCCATTCCCAGCGGGCTCCACGCCACGAAACCGATCCCGAGTTCCTCACAGGTCGGCAGAACCTCGTGTTCAGGATCGCGCGTCCAGAGCGAGTATTCGTTCTGCACCGCGGTCACCGGGAGCACCGCATGAGCGCGGCGAATAGTTGCGCCTCCCGCCTCAGAAAGACCAAAGTGTCGCACCTTCCCTTCCGCGATCAGGTTCTTTACCGCTCCCGCGACGTCCTCAATCGGGACGTTGGGATCGACACGATGTTGATAGAAGAGGTCAATCCTGTCGGTCCTGAGACGCTTGAGGCAGGCATCCGCGACGCGCTTGATGTAGTCGGGTCGACTGTTCAGGCCGCGACGCTGTTTCGTCGCCGGGTCGACTTCAAACCCGAACTTCGTTGCGATGACCACGTGATCACGAATCGGCGCCAATGCTTCCCCAACCATTTCCTCACTGAGAAATGGCCCGTAGACTTCGGCGGTATCGAAGAACGTAACCCCGCGTTCATACGCCGCCCGGATTACCTTCACCGCGTGCTGCACCTCTGTGGAGGGGCCGTAAGCCCAGGCGAAGTCCATGCAGCCGAGTCCGAGCGCAGAAACCTCCAATGAGCGGCCAAGCTTGCGGTGTGGAATTATTTGGTGTTGGTTGGTAGATTCTCTACTCATCGCAATTCCTCCTTCTTCCTGACTCTTTGCCCTCTTGTCTCACTTGGTCGGTCTTCAGCTCTCTCTTCAACGGTCTATCAGGTTCATATGTTCTTCCGGGAGCCGAATCCCTTCCACCTTTATCTTTGAGGTCACGCTATCAATCTCTCGGAGATCATCGGATGTAAGTTCAACTGAAAGCGTCCCGAGATTATCATCCAGGTGTTCCAGTTTCGTTGTCCCAGGAATGGGGACGACCCACGGTTTCTTGGCAAGCAGCCATGCAAGGGCAATCTGCGCCGGTGTCGCTTTCTTCCGTTTTGCAATAGCTCGAAGCAGATCGACTATTCCCATGTTGGCTTTTCGGGCTTCAGGTGTGAAGCGCGGAAAAACGGACCGAAGGTCGGTAACACTGTCAAATTTCATGTTTGCGTCCATCTTTCCTGTAAGGAATCCTTGGCCAAGGGGGCTCCAGGGAACGAAACCAATCCCGAGCTCTTCGCAGGTGGGCAGCACTTCCGCCTCCGGGTCTCTCGTCCATACTGAATATTCACTCTGAACGGCCGGGACAGGCTGCACGGCATGCGCGCGGCGGATTGTCTTTGCGCCTGCTTCCGAAAGGCCGAAGTGTTTTACCTTGCCTTGCTTGATCAGGTCTTTAACCGCCTCTGCCACGTCTTCGATCGGCACGTTCGGGTCGACGCGGTGCTGATAGAACAGATCGATGACATAAGTCCTGAGTCGTTTGAGCGAGGCCTCTGCAACTTTTTTGATGTGCTCCGGTCGACTGTTGAGGCTGGGGGCGCCCACAATTTCAGCATCAAGGTCGAACCCGAACTTGGTGGCAATCACCACCTGCTTACGGAAGGGGGCAAGAGCTTCACCGACGATTTCTTC is a genomic window containing:
- a CDS encoding IS1634 family transposase, whose translation is MYIDVVPNRNSRPAVLLREAWREGKKVKRRTVANLTDWPEEKVEALRRVLKGETAVAPKEAFHIERSLAHGHVEAVLGTIRRIGLDSVIASKRSRERDLVIAMLAERLLHPSSKLATARLINTTTLAEELSCTDTDEDDLYRAMDWLLARQEMIEKKLASKHLAERASVLYDVTSSYYEGRTCPLALFGHDRDGEKGKPIIVYGVLTDQQGCPVAVSVYPGNTGDPTTVPDQVQTLKNRFGLNRLVLVGDRGMLTNTQIDTLKAHPGIGWISALRSRAIRNLVEGESLQLSLFDQTDLAEIVSDDYPDERLIACFNPLLAEERKRKRQELLAATEGELSRIARQVTRRTRTPLDKAEIGKKVGGVLGRFKVGKHFKVTIGEGTFSFARNELSIQREEALDGIYVIRTSEPQETLSPEDAVRTYKNLAHVERAFRSLKGLDLLIRPIWHRTEAHVKAHIFLCLLAYYVEWHMRKSLAPLLFDDEELPEKRTMRDAVRPAKASPSALRKKRTGLTPDGLPVQSFSTLLAELATRCRHRVRIGTDPAQPSFLRVTDLTPLQARAFELLRL
- a CDS encoding flavodoxin family protein, which translates into the protein MKAIAINGSPRSGGNTEILLKKVLEPLEAAGWSTEYLQIGGKPVRGCTACLKCFEKQNGRCSIERDDMNKYLEKIYAADAVILGSPTFFADVTPELKALIDRAGFVALANGGMLRGKIGAAVVAVRRGGATHVFDTINHMFFLSSMIVPGSIYWNFGIGRDKGEVLGDDEAMRNMNHLGQAIAWLGHAIASAPGAFPIPPYNVELPREGNST
- a CDS encoding flavodoxin, with the protein product MKKNRMKKAAYVLLGGVVMMMMSTVSAKDSEKVLIAYFSRAGENYNVGYLKVGNTAVMAGYIHERLSGSDIFKIEPVVPYPDKYDECTEVAKKEQREDARPGVKTHIADINKYDVIYIGYPIWWGTMPQMMFTFLEEYNLGGKTIVPFCTHEGSGFGRSVNDLKKKCPKSKFLDGLAVRGSDVKKAQKEVNAWIDKTMKAVK
- a CDS encoding aldo/keto reductase, translated to MSRESTNQHQIIPHRKLGRSLEVSALGLGCMDFAWAYGPSTEVQHAVKVIRAAYERGVTFFDTAEVYGPFLSEEMVGEALAPIRDHVVIATKFGFEVDPATKQRRGLNSRPDYIKRVADACLKRLRTDRIDLFYQHRVDPNVPIEDVAGAVKNLIAEGKVRHFGLSEAGGATIRRAHAVLPVTAVQNEYSLWTRDPEHEVLPTCEELGIGFVAWSPLGMGYLTGTVSPSTAFDPTSDLRVMFPRFSAEARRANRAVVELLQSVGRRKDATPAQIELAWLLARKPWIVPIPGTTKLKHLEENLGALKVQLSAEDMREIAEGFARIHVQGARAPEEIGKLHDVGANIGTSSAGGHGMSPLPPRPA
- a CDS encoding aldo/keto reductase — encoded protein: EEIVGEALAPFRKQVVIATKFGFDLDAEIVGAPSLNSRPEHIKKVAEASLKRLRTYVIDLFYQHRVDPNVPIEDVAEAVKDLIKQGKVKHFGLSEAGAKTIRRAHAVQPVPAVQSEYSVWTRDPEAEVLPTCEELGIGFVPWSPLGQGFLTGKMDANMKFDSVTDLRSVFPRFTPEARKANMGIVDLLRAIAKRKKATPAQIALAWLLAKKPWVVPIPGTTKLEHLDDNLGTLSVELTSDDLREIDSVTSKIKVEGIRLPEEHMNLIDR